A single Candidatus Zixiibacteriota bacterium DNA region contains:
- a CDS encoding transporter, producing MNEYGSKQNDNSKTKEIKIAGRITLALIICVLGGGVGLPHTLLGADRTAYTIKAPTPDSLLRDLSTDRPDKTESPYTVDAGRMQLEVDLLSYSHDRPSEGADQTRVTSIGLGIMNLKLGLRHNLDIQLILQTYQRQSVKTPSLGVNEQLSGFGDIVIRVKRNLWGNDGGRVAFGVMPFISLPTSGSERGSGNVEGGVIFPLAVGLSDKWGMGLMAETDLVRNGADDGYDLTLITSATISHSLSDALGAYAELFNKSNADVATPRVTTGDLGLTYGVSGNLQLDGGVNIGLTKSAENINPFLGFSSRF from the coding sequence ATGAATGAATACGGAAGCAAACAGAATGATAACTCGAAGACAAAAGAAATCAAAATAGCTGGCAGGATTACCTTGGCGCTGATTATCTGTGTTTTGGGGGGCGGTGTTGGGCTGCCTCACACTCTACTCGGAGCGGACCGAACAGCCTATACAATAAAAGCCCCAACGCCTGATTCTCTGCTGAGAGACCTCAGTACTGACCGGCCGGACAAGACGGAGAGCCCCTATACTGTCGATGCCGGCCGGATGCAACTCGAAGTCGACCTGCTGAGCTACAGCCATGACCGGCCATCCGAAGGAGCCGACCAAACGCGGGTGACGAGTATCGGCCTCGGTATAATGAATCTCAAACTTGGATTGCGGCATAATCTTGATATTCAGTTGATCCTGCAAACGTACCAGAGGCAAAGTGTGAAAACTCCGAGCCTTGGCGTAAATGAGCAACTCTCTGGATTTGGCGACATAGTGATTAGGGTGAAGCGAAATCTGTGGGGGAACGACGGCGGACGGGTTGCATTTGGGGTCATGCCATTCATTTCCCTTCCCACGAGCGGCTCAGAACGCGGGAGTGGGAATGTCGAAGGAGGCGTGATTTTCCCACTAGCTGTTGGACTGAGTGACAAGTGGGGAATGGGACTTATGGCCGAAACCGATTTGGTTCGTAACGGAGCCGACGACGGCTATGACCTCACTTTGATAACCTCGGCTACCATAAGTCATAGCCTTTCCGATGCCTTGGGCGCATACGCCGAACTTTTCAATAAATCAAATGCCGATGTTGCAACACCGCGAGTAACGACCGGCGATCTTGGACTGACCTATGGCGTCAGCGGCAATCTCCAGCTCGACGGCGGAGTCAATATTGGCCTGACAAAGTCAGCGGAGAACATAAATCCATTTTTGGGATTCAGTAGTCGATTTTAA
- a CDS encoding zinc ABC transporter substrate-binding protein encodes MKQYHIHNTFLSLLLILAAVTGGCAKNDQTAAKEKLSIVTTTGMIADAASIIGGDNIQVTALMGPGVDPHLYKATKGDVDQLETADLILYNGLHLEGKMVDVFENMSKSKPTVAVAAVILDSELRHPTEFQGHPDPHVWFDVSLWRMAVGAVAFEIAQLDSVNRPLYHERATVYLDSLTQLHQWVQEQMATIPEDQRILVTAHDAFGYFGRAYNIEVRGLQGISTVTEAGLYDVTAMVDLLVSQKIKAVFVESSVPKKTIEAVVEGCTSRGHKVIIGGELFSDAMGQSGTPEGTYLGMVRHNVNTIVAALR; translated from the coding sequence ATGAAACAGTATCACATACACAACACATTTCTGTCTCTGCTATTAATTTTGGCCGCTGTCACGGGAGGTTGCGCCAAAAATGATCAGACCGCCGCGAAAGAAAAGCTTTCTATTGTTACGACAACGGGGATGATTGCCGATGCGGCCTCAATTATCGGCGGTGACAATATCCAAGTGACCGCGCTGATGGGGCCGGGTGTGGACCCGCATCTTTACAAAGCGACAAAAGGAGACGTCGATCAGCTCGAGACGGCGGATTTGATACTGTACAATGGCCTCCATCTCGAAGGCAAAATGGTCGATGTCTTTGAGAACATGTCGAAATCAAAACCAACAGTCGCAGTGGCGGCCGTAATTCTGGATTCAGAACTCCGCCATCCGACCGAATTTCAAGGACATCCCGACCCGCATGTCTGGTTCGATGTTTCACTCTGGCGGATGGCCGTCGGAGCGGTAGCTTTCGAAATTGCTCAGCTTGATTCTGTAAATCGTCCCCTGTATCATGAACGCGCTACGGTCTATCTTGACTCCTTGACCCAGCTTCATCAGTGGGTGCAGGAACAGATGGCAACAATTCCCGAAGACCAGCGAATTTTAGTTACCGCGCATGATGCCTTCGGCTATTTTGGCCGCGCCTATAATATTGAAGTGCGGGGTCTGCAGGGGATTTCAACTGTCACCGAAGCGGGCCTCTACGATGTCACCGCTATGGTTGACCTGCTTGTATCACAGAAAATAAAGGCGGTCTTCGTCGAATCCTCAGTGCCTAAGAAAACGATCGAAGCCGTTGTCGAAGGCTGTACATCTCGCGGGCATAAGGTCATAATCGGCGGAGAGCTTTTTTCCGATGCGATGGGACAGTCAGGCACGCCCGAAGGAACATATCTCGGGATGGTGCGGCACAATGTCAACACAATTGTCGCGGCGTTGCGATAA
- a CDS encoding TIGR03936 family radical SAM-associated protein, producing the protein MKELLARRFYPFVIKPGRYAGGEPGQCIKDPTGRLSYLHAYPDRYEVGQTALSVQTIYHLINRDDRFLCERVFAPDHDAQALLKTESIPLFAIESGRPAKDFDLLGFTLVDTTVYTNVLTMIELAGITLDAERRGEDEPLVLAGGPATSNPEPMARFIDLFFLGDAEEGLLEILTVVHENKGQKRKNVLEQICRNVPSVYVPAFYDSDRKPLFSFAPAVIRSRVVEKLRSEFYPKSPLLPLVETLTNNLPVEISRGSGSGCERCQTNPVSAPVRVRPSREVAEQVQSQLGSTGYSEVCLLSPPEPDRPEFDSLINSLAKQLESRRVSVILPALRPGTVSAATLEALTRVKRPGLTIAPEAGTERLRLLIHRDFPDAAIYDTARLAFSKGWNSIKLVFMLGLPTETHDDLKGISDICKEIVRIGEDYRGKKNLTVLFAPFLPKPHTPFQWDGSLSEAELMERVGYVKRLTRINSIQFKLFGVNQGLIAVALGRGGREMASVIETAYRSGCRFDGWQSDFSYERWIAALAAHGFELPSLLSPLQLSTSLPWSHIHSGADCEQLKQERQTTPFTIRAFTPLFHDKQDIFGAVQPEESVSEFGRSKKKVASKNAAAPTKNRVRVKWSKSARYKYMSHLDNMRLLERVIRRAELPVAYSQGMTPTMKLSFGPPLPLGFTSEAEYVDITLETNCMPYMIDDLKKALPDGIEIVQASIAWEKNSSLSAALNRVEYVVPIDEWNGLDTLDSAIEAVMSASTLPYIRKDKDKEVSVDLKPGIFAISRDQKMLSMSLGIGDGGYVRPAEVLSFLSQGLIHLSRSIPFHRKRIYRMEPDGRITDPMDI; encoded by the coding sequence ATGAAAGAGCTTTTAGCAAGGCGTTTTTATCCTTTTGTCATAAAACCCGGCCGCTACGCAGGCGGCGAGCCCGGGCAATGTATCAAAGACCCGACAGGTCGGCTATCATATCTGCATGCCTATCCCGACCGCTACGAGGTCGGCCAGACGGCTCTCAGCGTCCAGACAATTTATCACCTTATCAACCGCGACGACCGTTTTCTATGTGAGCGGGTGTTTGCGCCGGATCATGACGCCCAAGCTCTTCTGAAAACCGAATCGATACCCCTGTTCGCCATTGAGAGCGGACGTCCCGCCAAAGACTTCGATCTGCTCGGTTTCACATTGGTGGACACAACGGTCTACACAAATGTTTTGACAATGATCGAGCTGGCCGGAATCACACTCGATGCAGAGCGTCGGGGCGAGGATGAGCCATTGGTTCTTGCGGGAGGGCCGGCAACATCCAATCCCGAGCCGATGGCTCGATTTATTGACCTTTTCTTTTTAGGCGATGCCGAAGAAGGCCTTCTTGAAATTTTAACTGTTGTCCATGAAAACAAGGGTCAAAAAAGAAAAAATGTGCTCGAACAGATTTGCCGAAACGTTCCATCGGTCTATGTACCAGCGTTTTATGATTCTGACCGTAAGCCTCTGTTTTCATTTGCACCGGCGGTAATTCGTAGCCGTGTTGTGGAAAAACTCAGATCCGAGTTCTATCCGAAATCCCCCCTTTTGCCGCTTGTGGAGACGCTGACCAATAATCTTCCGGTCGAGATAAGCCGCGGGAGCGGTTCAGGCTGTGAGAGGTGTCAGACTAATCCGGTTTCTGCGCCGGTACGGGTTCGTCCGTCGCGTGAAGTAGCCGAACAAGTGCAGAGTCAGTTGGGAAGCACGGGGTATTCCGAAGTTTGCCTTTTGTCGCCGCCTGAGCCAGACAGGCCCGAGTTTGATTCGTTGATAAACAGTCTTGCAAAACAACTTGAGAGCCGAAGGGTCTCGGTCATCCTCCCGGCGCTTCGGCCCGGGACAGTGTCAGCGGCGACACTTGAGGCATTGACTCGCGTAAAGCGTCCCGGGCTGACCATTGCTCCAGAGGCTGGCACCGAAAGGCTCAGGCTTTTGATCCACCGGGATTTTCCTGATGCCGCAATTTATGACACCGCGCGGCTTGCATTCTCCAAAGGGTGGAATTCAATCAAGCTTGTGTTCATGCTTGGCTTGCCGACCGAAACGCATGACGACCTCAAAGGCATATCTGACATTTGCAAAGAGATTGTCCGGATCGGCGAAGATTATCGTGGCAAAAAGAATCTAACTGTCCTCTTTGCTCCGTTTCTCCCTAAACCTCACACGCCGTTTCAATGGGATGGCTCGCTCAGCGAGGCCGAGTTGATGGAGCGGGTTGGCTATGTGAAACGCCTGACACGAATTAATTCAATCCAGTTCAAATTATTTGGTGTGAATCAAGGGCTTATCGCAGTCGCCCTTGGACGAGGCGGGAGAGAAATGGCCTCTGTTATCGAGACAGCCTATCGGTCAGGTTGCCGTTTTGATGGATGGCAGAGTGATTTTTCATATGAACGCTGGATTGCCGCACTGGCAGCGCATGGCTTCGAACTTCCTTCGCTCTTGAGCCCGCTTCAACTTTCAACCTCGTTACCTTGGTCACACATTCATTCCGGCGCCGATTGCGAGCAACTGAAGCAGGAGCGGCAGACCACCCCGTTTACTATAAGAGCCTTTACTCCGCTCTTCCATGACAAGCAAGACATTTTTGGCGCAGTTCAGCCCGAAGAGAGTGTTTCGGAATTTGGGCGGAGCAAGAAAAAAGTGGCTTCAAAAAATGCTGCTGCCCCGACCAAAAATCGGGTTCGGGTCAAATGGAGCAAATCAGCCCGTTACAAATATATGTCCCATCTTGACAATATGCGCCTGTTGGAGAGAGTTATTCGCCGGGCTGAGCTTCCTGTGGCATATAGTCAGGGAATGACACCGACGATGAAACTCTCGTTCGGGCCGCCGCTTCCGCTCGGATTCACTTCTGAGGCCGAATATGTCGATATAACTCTCGAGACCAATTGTATGCCATATATGATAGACGATTTGAAAAAAGCTTTACCTGATGGAATTGAAATTGTTCAGGCATCTATTGCATGGGAGAAGAACAGTTCCCTCTCGGCTGCGCTCAACCGGGTTGAGTATGTTGTTCCGATCGATGAATGGAATGGGCTCGACACACTCGATTCTGCCATCGAGGCTGTTATGTCTGCATCGACGCTTCCCTATATCCGTAAGGACAAAGACAAAGAGGTCTCAGTGGATCTCAAACCGGGCATTTTCGCAATATCCAGGGACCAAAAAATGCTCAGCATGAGTTTGGGCATAGGCGATGGCGGCTATGTCCGGCCTGCCGAAGTTCTTTCTTTTCTCAGTCAGGGATTGATTCATTTGTCGCGGTCGATACCGTTTCACCGTAAGCGTATTTACAGGATGGAGCCTGATGGACGCATAACTGATCCGATGGATATTTGA
- a CDS encoding S8 family serine peptidase produces MNQPRFLLLLTALFLSATLSINAGELTPELASSISTARADSLVPVWIKLHSERQQARLAATVADVSLDRAERYQSAAGVLKSENAASQESLIDYLEELKATFRADNIHGRWIANIIEADIALSEIEKIALRSDVEIISHKLRVELIEPEILAEQPALSTSVTANLTYIRAPQAWGMGYTGAGRVVCSFDTGVQGSHTGLANNWKGKDGDSTAAWFDPLQDTKFPHTFSTGGVSFWHGTHTMGTMVGIAPETTGVAPAAKWISAAVIDIPGASILEAFEWAANPDGNPNTVDDVPDVINHSWGYADIGCLDAFFEAVENTEALGIVNIFAAGNEGSTPNAIRNPATRALDSLDMFAVGNLNATVSPAVVSGSSSRGPSECVGGGIKPNVVAPGQSVRSTYPTNQIQPGTGTSMAAPHVSGLVALLRQKNPNATVREIKLAILNSTVRTGLGAIPNNIAGWGSIDCVNALNALSSTGIDANIRVYDFPHQPIDPGDIIAGKVILQNLGANAANVNLTITGSNPFLTVQDGSASFGTIIRNDTVTSSDNIQVTVSPIVPVGALVSLDVLITGTGFTQTAKLFFLVEPKSRRSMATHTPGRIEFTVSNYGVYGLGPGSLFPAGGSGFKFDGSGNHLYEAGLMIGTGPTKVSSGVHEFIFEPELDFVVAPGGNIVYESPGDAALQQTYSKFTDDSAKTPIGLEITQESFVRSGPNNDFVIIRFIIRNKTASVLNGLRVGLFLDWDAVGFADNAGGYDDTSNFLWTAHNTGGLLSDFRGVKAIDATLSSAFTARADLLVYTPANNGDGFTMAEKYTSLTNGVATANTFKASLFDLCQVLAVGPLSLAAGASDTVAFALLAGETFAEITAAANKASSVPTDVEEPGEELLPGSYSLHQNYPNPFNPSTTISFEMPSASDYELTIYNTLGQAVKKFDGQGKAGRVDIEWNAGSFASGLYLYTLHVGDFAASRKMLLLK; encoded by the coding sequence ATGAACCAGCCTCGATTTTTACTTTTACTTACTGCCCTTTTTCTCTCTGCCACACTCTCAATCAACGCTGGTGAATTGACCCCCGAGCTTGCATCATCGATTTCCACTGCTCGCGCCGACTCGCTTGTCCCAGTATGGATTAAGCTTCACAGTGAACGACAGCAAGCCCGTCTCGCCGCCACTGTTGCTGATGTTTCACTCGATCGAGCCGAACGCTACCAATCGGCTGCCGGGGTTCTCAAAAGCGAAAACGCCGCTTCCCAAGAATCACTAATTGACTATTTGGAAGAACTAAAGGCCACCTTTCGCGCTGATAACATTCACGGTCGATGGATTGCAAATATTATCGAGGCTGATATCGCACTCTCCGAAATCGAAAAGATTGCTCTCCGCTCCGACGTGGAGATAATAAGTCATAAACTACGGGTTGAGCTGATCGAACCTGAAATCCTAGCCGAACAACCCGCGTTGTCGACATCGGTCACTGCAAACCTGACCTATATCCGCGCTCCTCAAGCATGGGGCATGGGCTATACCGGAGCCGGACGGGTGGTCTGTTCCTTTGATACCGGCGTCCAGGGCTCGCACACAGGACTTGCCAATAACTGGAAGGGTAAAGACGGAGACTCGACTGCGGCTTGGTTTGACCCGCTTCAGGACACAAAGTTTCCACATACCTTCTCGACCGGAGGAGTTTCCTTTTGGCATGGCACTCACACGATGGGGACTATGGTCGGCATCGCCCCCGAGACGACCGGAGTTGCTCCTGCCGCCAAATGGATTTCAGCGGCAGTCATTGATATTCCCGGCGCTTCAATTTTGGAAGCTTTCGAATGGGCGGCTAATCCCGATGGGAATCCGAACACTGTCGATGATGTTCCCGATGTTATCAACCATAGCTGGGGCTATGCCGATATTGGCTGTCTTGATGCTTTTTTTGAGGCCGTAGAAAACACCGAGGCGCTTGGTATTGTCAATATATTCGCCGCCGGAAATGAAGGATCGACTCCGAATGCCATCAGAAATCCGGCCACCCGCGCCCTTGACAGCCTTGATATGTTCGCTGTCGGCAATCTCAATGCTACCGTCAGCCCAGCAGTTGTCTCCGGAAGTTCCTCTCGCGGACCATCGGAATGTGTTGGCGGAGGAATAAAGCCAAATGTTGTCGCGCCGGGTCAAAGTGTTCGTTCGACATATCCAACCAATCAAATCCAGCCGGGAACTGGCACATCGATGGCCGCTCCGCACGTCTCGGGACTGGTTGCGCTCCTCAGACAGAAGAATCCGAATGCAACAGTGCGCGAGATAAAGCTGGCGATCCTCAATTCAACGGTACGCACCGGTCTTGGGGCAATCCCCAACAATATCGCCGGCTGGGGATCCATTGATTGTGTCAATGCCCTAAATGCTCTCTCTTCAACGGGGATAGACGCGAACATCCGCGTCTATGATTTCCCGCACCAGCCGATTGACCCGGGTGATATTATTGCCGGCAAAGTTATTTTGCAAAATCTTGGAGCCAACGCCGCCAATGTGAATCTTACCATTACCGGAAGCAATCCCTTCCTGACAGTACAGGACGGCAGCGCTTCCTTTGGAACGATTATCCGTAATGATACGGTAACGTCATCAGATAATATCCAGGTTACAGTCTCGCCAATCGTTCCGGTTGGGGCCTTGGTTTCGCTCGATGTCTTAATCACCGGAACGGGCTTTACCCAAACGGCCAAACTTTTCTTTCTGGTAGAGCCGAAAAGCCGGAGATCAATGGCGACTCACACACCGGGCCGAATCGAGTTTACAGTTTCAAATTACGGCGTATATGGTCTTGGCCCAGGATCACTTTTTCCGGCTGGCGGGTCTGGTTTTAAATTTGATGGGAGCGGCAATCACCTGTACGAAGCCGGACTTATGATTGGCACCGGCCCAACAAAAGTCTCAAGCGGTGTGCACGAGTTTATCTTTGAGCCGGAGCTGGATTTTGTTGTCGCACCGGGCGGCAATATTGTCTATGAAAGTCCCGGCGATGCCGCCCTTCAGCAGACCTATTCCAAATTCACCGATGACAGCGCCAAAACTCCCATCGGCTTGGAAATTACTCAGGAATCATTTGTGCGTTCCGGACCCAATAATGATTTTGTTATTATCCGTTTTATCATCAGAAACAAAACGGCCTCCGTATTGAATGGTCTTCGAGTCGGACTCTTTTTAGATTGGGATGCGGTCGGCTTTGCAGACAATGCCGGGGGATACGACGACACCAGCAATTTTCTATGGACAGCACACAACACAGGCGGCTTACTCTCAGATTTTCGAGGTGTGAAAGCGATTGATGCGACACTGTCCTCGGCCTTTACTGCCCGGGCCGATCTGTTGGTCTACACGCCAGCAAATAATGGTGATGGCTTTACGATGGCGGAAAAATATACCTCACTCACAAATGGAGTTGCCACCGCCAATACATTTAAAGCGTCATTGTTTGATTTATGTCAGGTGCTGGCAGTCGGGCCGCTGAGCCTCGCCGCAGGCGCATCTGATACAGTCGCCTTTGCGCTTCTGGCTGGAGAGACTTTTGCAGAGATAACGGCGGCGGCCAATAAGGCATCTTCGGTGCCGACCGATGTCGAAGAGCCGGGCGAGGAATTACTTCCCGGGTCATATAGCTTGCACCAAAACTATCCGAATCCATTTAATCCATCCACGACCATTTCATTTGAAATGCCATCGGCCAGTGATTACGAGTTGACTATTTACAACACTCTCGGGCAAGCGGTGAAAAAATTTGATGGGCAGGGCAAAGCCGGCCGAGTTGATATTGAGTGGAATGCCGGTTCATTTGCTTCGGGGCTTTACCTGTACACATTGCATGTGGGAGATTTCGCTGCGAGTCGAAAGATGCTTCTGCTGAAATAG
- a CDS encoding metal-dependent transcriptional regulator, translating to MKEIASTLTAAQQDYLETIYRMERANNVDNVRVTDIAAELGTRLPTVTRTVTKLTQLGLLRHDHRQEVDLTAAGRKIAQDVVHRHDDLVCFFTDILGLSPKLAEIDACQIEHGISAKTAQRLHEFIEYMRTLSEEERTIITGFQKTASRGESDFKNLPAKKVSGWRS from the coding sequence ATGAAAGAAATCGCAAGTACACTCACTGCGGCGCAGCAGGATTATCTTGAGACCATTTACCGGATGGAACGGGCCAACAATGTTGATAATGTTCGTGTGACCGATATCGCCGCCGAGCTCGGGACGCGGCTACCGACTGTCACCCGCACAGTCACAAAACTTACCCAGTTGGGATTGCTTCGCCATGACCATAGACAGGAAGTAGACCTGACAGCGGCAGGGAGGAAAATCGCTCAGGATGTGGTACATAGACATGACGACCTTGTATGCTTTTTCACCGACATACTTGGACTATCTCCAAAGCTTGCTGAAATTGATGCCTGCCAGATTGAACATGGTATTTCCGCCAAGACCGCACAGCGACTGCATGAGTTCATTGAATATATGAGAACGCTCTCCGAAGAAGAGCGCACAATAATTACTGGTTTCCAGAAGACGGCTTCGCGGGGGGAATCGGATTTCAAAAATCTTCCGGCCAAAAAGGTCAGCGGCTGGCGAAGCTAA
- a CDS encoding metal ABC transporter permease, with product MDFWELTVRFFSLADANVRQVIAGSILLGGAAGALGCFAYLQRRSLLGDALAHAALPGVGLAFLIVGQKEFVPLLLGATATAWLGALSINAIDRYTKIKLDAALGIVLTVFFGLGIVILTHIQKSGSGSQAGLGSFIFGQAAAMSRQDVVALAVVTVCMLSVVTIGYRHFKLVSFDTGFAFAVGLPVGRLQFILTTMIVLAVTVGLQAVGVVLMAAMLITPAAAARQWTDRLPRMLMLASIFGMLAGLFGSYISFLKPSLPTGPWIVIVVSGIFAVSILFSPRRGVLIRILRHYQHRGKITRDHLVKSLYRVGMERENWYAYYPVSEIAHMWSFTPTELRSGLSQLTAQGFLEREVDMYRLTQNGVSAGARVTRLHRLWEVYLTRYLELPGDHVHRDAEDMEHIITPEMEEQLSQMLDHPVFDPHLQPIPYPTEQKGV from the coding sequence ATGGATTTTTGGGAATTAACGGTTCGATTTTTTTCATTGGCCGATGCCAATGTTCGGCAGGTAATCGCCGGCTCCATTCTTTTGGGCGGAGCCGCTGGAGCTTTGGGCTGTTTTGCCTATCTGCAAAGACGCTCGTTGCTTGGCGATGCACTGGCCCATGCCGCTCTGCCGGGTGTCGGACTTGCATTTTTAATCGTAGGCCAGAAAGAATTCGTGCCGCTATTACTTGGCGCGACTGCCACCGCGTGGCTTGGCGCGCTTTCCATTAATGCCATCGACCGCTACACGAAAATCAAGCTCGATGCCGCATTGGGAATTGTTCTGACTGTTTTTTTCGGTTTAGGAATAGTAATCCTGACCCACATTCAAAAAAGCGGGTCGGGATCCCAGGCCGGGCTTGGAAGTTTTATCTTTGGTCAAGCGGCGGCGATGAGCCGCCAGGATGTTGTAGCGCTTGCTGTTGTGACTGTGTGCATGTTGAGCGTGGTTACAATTGGTTATCGCCATTTCAAATTGGTTTCTTTTGACACAGGATTCGCATTCGCTGTCGGGCTTCCGGTCGGTAGGCTTCAATTTATTCTGACAACCATGATCGTGTTGGCCGTCACAGTCGGTCTGCAGGCTGTCGGTGTTGTGCTCATGGCCGCAATGTTAATTACCCCCGCCGCCGCCGCGCGACAGTGGACAGACAGATTGCCGCGAATGCTAATGCTGGCTTCGATATTCGGAATGTTGGCCGGACTTTTTGGTTCATACATATCGTTTCTTAAGCCGTCACTTCCTACCGGCCCTTGGATAGTTATTGTAGTGAGCGGAATTTTTGCGGTCTCAATTTTATTTTCGCCAAGACGGGGAGTCCTCATCCGTATCCTTCGCCACTACCAACATCGCGGCAAAATAACGCGAGACCATTTGGTCAAATCACTCTATAGAGTAGGCATGGAGCGCGAAAATTGGTATGCCTACTATCCCGTTTCTGAAATAGCTCATATGTGGTCGTTTACTCCCACAGAATTGCGGTCGGGGCTTTCGCAGTTGACGGCGCAGGGATTTCTTGAGCGTGAAGTCGACATGTATAGGCTAACCCAAAATGGCGTGTCAGCGGGGGCCAGAGTGACGCGTCTTCATCGGCTGTGGGAGGTTTATCTTACTCGCTATCTTGAATTGCCGGGCGATCATGTCCATCGCGATGCTGAGGATATGGAGCATATTATCACACCCGAAATGGAAGAGCAGCTAAGTCAGATGCTCGACCACCCTGTCTTTGACCCGCACCTTCAGCCTATTCCCTATCCTACAGAACAGAAGGGCGTATGA
- a CDS encoding metal ABC transporter permease, with protein MTPDLWIILTGILAASACGLIGCFLVLRQNAMLGDAISHAVLPGLVIAFLVTSSRNVLPMVIGAGVMGIATAYLSELLSRTGRLYKDAALGIVFTLLFAIGVILVSIFTGQIDLDQECVLYGEIAYTPWDTFTLNGQSIGPRAVWILGGAFLINLIFIGLFYKQLKISSFDPRMAKAIGVSERVWHYALMTVVSLTVVAAFESVGAILVVAMLIIPGATAYLLTSRLIVMLALSVLVGIICAVGGFFAASYFDASIAGFMAVVGGIVFVLAAFGAKLARRFARA; from the coding sequence ATGACACCAGACTTATGGATTATCCTGACCGGTATTCTTGCGGCCTCGGCCTGCGGACTGATCGGATGTTTTTTAGTACTCAGGCAAAACGCCATGCTTGGCGATGCCATCTCCCATGCGGTACTGCCCGGTCTGGTGATAGCCTTTCTTGTGACATCGAGCAGGAATGTCTTGCCAATGGTGATTGGCGCGGGGGTTATGGGAATCGCGACCGCGTATCTCTCTGAACTGCTGAGCCGAACAGGGCGGCTCTATAAAGATGCCGCGCTCGGGATAGTTTTCACACTGCTCTTTGCTATCGGTGTCATTTTAGTTTCGATTTTCACTGGGCAAATAGATTTGGATCAAGAATGCGTGCTCTATGGCGAGATCGCCTATACGCCATGGGATACATTTACACTGAATGGACAAAGCATCGGACCACGGGCGGTCTGGATTTTGGGCGGGGCCTTTTTGATCAACCTGATTTTCATTGGACTATTTTATAAGCAGTTAAAGATTTCTTCGTTTGATCCGCGCATGGCCAAAGCGATCGGCGTTTCGGAACGCGTATGGCACTACGCCCTTATGACAGTCGTATCGCTTACAGTCGTTGCGGCCTTCGAATCTGTTGGAGCCATTTTGGTGGTTGCCATGCTCATAATCCCGGGCGCGACTGCCTATCTGCTCACCTCGCGTCTGATTGTGATGCTGGCGCTTTCGGTTCTGGTCGGCATCATCTGCGCGGTTGGAGGATTTTTTGCGGCTTCGTATTTCGATGCCTCGATTGCAGGTTTCATGGCGGTTGTGGGCGGGATTGTTTTTGTGCTTGCGGCGTTCGGCGCAAAATTGGCCCGACGGTTTGCGCGGGCATAA
- a CDS encoding ABC transporter ATP-binding protein, with product MIKNDRPVPIEVHDLTVAYRKKPVLWNIDFSLPEGHLIGLVGPNGAGKSTLIQAIMGLLPVLSGYVKVYGHPLEKNRQLIGYVPQRESVDWDFPVDALDVVTMGRYGHMNAFGKLSKQDREIALSALDKVGMADFAKRQISQLSGGQQQRVFIARALAQEASVYLMDEPFAGVDANTEKAIVALLKELKDRGKTCLVVHHDLHTVREYFDWVMLLNMRLVKFGPTAEIYNEENLRATYGGKLVLLAEAAEKLITKS from the coding sequence ATGATAAAGAATGACCGTCCAGTTCCAATCGAAGTTCATGACTTGACCGTGGCCTATCGCAAAAAACCGGTACTGTGGAATATTGATTTTTCGCTCCCTGAAGGACATTTGATTGGACTTGTAGGACCGAACGGCGCCGGCAAGTCCACTCTTATTCAGGCCATCATGGGTCTTCTTCCTGTTTTGTCGGGCTATGTTAAAGTCTACGGCCACCCGCTTGAGAAAAACCGTCAGTTGATAGGCTATGTACCTCAGCGGGAATCTGTCGATTGGGATTTTCCAGTTGATGCCCTCGATGTTGTGACGATGGGTCGTTATGGTCACATGAACGCATTCGGAAAACTTTCAAAGCAGGATCGGGAGATTGCGCTGTCGGCGCTCGACAAAGTCGGCATGGCGGATTTTGCGAAACGCCAGATAAGCCAGCTCTCCGGTGGACAGCAGCAGCGAGTATTTATCGCAAGGGCCCTTGCTCAGGAAGCATCGGTCTATCTGATGGATGAGCCGTTTGCCGGCGTCGACGCTAACACCGAAAAAGCGATAGTGGCACTACTCAAAGAACTTAAAGATCGCGGCAAAACCTGTCTGGTCGTTCATCATGATCTGCACACAGTGCGTGAGTATTTCGACTGGGTCATGCTGCTCAATATGCGGCTTGTAAAATTTGGCCCGACAGCTGAGATATACAATGAGGAAAATCTCAGGGCGACATATGGCGGAAAACTTGTGTTGCTTGCCGAAGCCGCAGAGAAACTTATCACGAAATCATAA